The following coding sequences are from one Salvia hispanica cultivar TCC Black 2014 chromosome 3, UniMelb_Shisp_WGS_1.0, whole genome shotgun sequence window:
- the LOC125211947 gene encoding nuclear pore complex protein NUP93A-like produces the protein MTSDADMSGWTGLLHSSSKLIEQAAPSAQFPPLQRNLDQLEALSKKLKAKTLRAEAPSQSIAATRLLAREGLNAEQLARDLKSFELKVFIFSL, from the exons ATGACGAGCGATGCCGACATGAGTGGTTGGACTGGTCTGCTGCATTCTTCTTCCAAGCTAATTGAACAAGCCGCTCCTTCTGCTCAGTTTCCGCCGCTTCAG AGGAATTTGGATCAGTTGGAGGCTCTCTCGAAGAAGCTCAAGGCCAAAACCCTACGCGCCGAAGCTCCGTCCCAGTCTATTGCGGCTACTAG GCTATTAGCTCGGGAGGGGTTAAATGCAGAGCAGCTAGCTCGTGATCTCAAGTCCTTTGAATTAAAG GTTTTTATATTCTCCCTGTAA